One Candidatus Peregrinibacteria bacterium DNA segment encodes these proteins:
- a CDS encoding cell division protein FtsW: MSLFKNQKYDRVLLLAVLALVLIGVVMITSIGVPKSIRLSAPDLAYGNCADAAVDCYLILKKHVVRAALGLVAMLIAWKMPYKAWKTLAPLFYIAGVALLVYVLAAGDENGTFAKSWINLPALPFIDSVQPSEIAKLGLIFYLSYFLSEKISYEKLQDFKEGFLKFALIAGLIIGLIVSQPDVGSAIILAAIAGVIYYIAGANIKHIAVVLGIGAFFALIAFSTQDHIQTRVQAFFQPVSECDGEDYCWQTKQANIAIGSGGFWGKGLTQGIQKSFWLPQAVDDFIFAATAEELGFVRMSLIVLLYATIAYRGFQIASHAPNKFSMLLATGISTWITIQAFVNIMVNTALFPITGITLPFMSYGGSSMVMTLFAIGVLLNISQSYAKNEYSADRRRYGRARYTQPRYSGRYSRL, translated from the coding sequence GTGAGCTTATTCAAGAACCAAAAATACGACCGTGTGCTTTTACTGGCGGTTTTGGCTTTAGTGCTCATTGGAGTGGTGATGATCACCTCGATTGGAGTACCCAAATCCATCCGACTGTCTGCCCCCGACTTGGCTTATGGGAACTGTGCCGATGCAGCCGTGGACTGCTATCTGATTTTGAAAAAACACGTGGTGCGGGCGGCTTTAGGTCTCGTGGCCATGCTCATTGCGTGGAAAATGCCCTACAAAGCATGGAAAACACTGGCTCCCCTTTTTTACATCGCGGGGGTGGCCTTGCTGGTTTACGTGCTCGCCGCTGGAGACGAAAATGGAACTTTTGCAAAGAGCTGGATCAATTTGCCCGCCCTGCCTTTCATCGACTCTGTACAGCCTTCTGAAATCGCTAAATTGGGACTGATCTTCTACCTCAGTTATTTTTTATCCGAAAAAATTTCCTACGAAAAACTTCAAGATTTTAAAGAAGGATTTTTAAAATTCGCACTCATCGCGGGGCTCATCATTGGGCTCATTGTATCCCAACCGGATGTGGGTTCCGCCATCATTTTGGCCGCCATCGCTGGAGTGATTTATTACATTGCAGGGGCGAACATAAAACACATCGCGGTGGTGCTGGGCATCGGAGCATTTTTTGCGCTCATTGCGTTCAGCACCCAAGACCACATCCAAACGCGCGTACAGGCCTTCTTTCAACCTGTTTCAGAGTGCGATGGAGAAGATTATTGCTGGCAAACCAAGCAAGCCAACATCGCCATTGGGAGCGGAGGATTTTGGGGCAAAGGACTCACGCAAGGCATTCAAAAATCCTTTTGGTTGCCCCAAGCCGTGGATGATTTTATTTTCGCAGCAACGGCAGAGGAATTGGGCTTCGTGCGCATGTCGCTCATTGTGCTTTTGTACGCGACGATTGCCTATCGCGGCTTTCAAATCGCGAGTCACGCTCCCAATAAATTCAGCATGCTGCTCGCCACGGGAATCAGCACCTGGATTACCATCCAAGCTTTCGTTAATATCATGGTGAACACCGCGCTGTTCCCCATCACGGGAATCACGCTGCCGTTCATGAGTTATGGAGGTTCTTCAATGGTGATGACTCTCTTTGCCATCGGGGTGCTGCTCAACATTTCACAAAGCTATGCAAAAAACGAATATAGTGCTGACAGGAGGAGGTACGGCCGGGCACGTTATACCCAACCTCGCTATAGCGGACGCTATTCGCGCCTTTGA
- a CDS encoding UDP-N-acetylglucosamine--N-acetylmuramyl-(pentapeptide) pyrophosphoryl-undecaprenol N-acetylglucosamine transferase, with protein MQKTNIVLTGGGTAGHVIPNLAIADAIRAFEPKAALFYLGSKNGIEKTLVAQAEIPYTAISTGKMRRYFDLQNFLDLFRIPWGVVEAWWKLGSLHPAVLFSKGGFVAFPVVLAAWLRRVPIVIHDSDAIPGLATRLSAPFAQKIILAHETAHMHLTAYEKKIEVVGNPVRLSLYEGSIKKGQKWTGFTGKKPVLLVMGGSSGSQQLNTLVEKEKKQLLEHFDVIHISGQTRKKFLKEKHWIEFPYVDKGMNDLYALASLALTRAGANTLAELHALQIPALLYPLGRHASRGDQIANAQVMCLESELFQIADETEAALPQLLTLPLRPAKHVTSTVTEKIAWQLLSYFHD; from the coding sequence ATGCAAAAAACGAATATAGTGCTGACAGGAGGAGGTACGGCCGGGCACGTTATACCCAACCTCGCTATAGCGGACGCTATTCGCGCCTTTGAACCCAAGGCCGCGCTCTTTTATTTGGGCTCTAAAAACGGCATTGAAAAGACGCTCGTCGCTCAGGCAGAAATCCCTTACACGGCCATTAGCACTGGAAAAATGCGGCGTTATTTTGATTTGCAAAATTTCTTGGATCTTTTTCGCATTCCTTGGGGAGTGGTGGAGGCGTGGTGGAAGCTCGGCTCCCTGCATCCTGCGGTCTTATTCAGCAAAGGGGGCTTCGTCGCCTTCCCAGTGGTTTTAGCGGCTTGGCTCAGACGTGTGCCCATTGTGATCCACGATTCAGATGCGATTCCGGGGCTGGCCACTCGGCTTTCGGCACCCTTCGCTCAAAAAATCATTTTGGCCCATGAAACAGCACACATGCATCTGACCGCTTACGAAAAAAAAATCGAAGTTGTGGGGAACCCTGTGCGACTTTCCCTTTACGAAGGCAGCATTAAAAAAGGACAAAAATGGACGGGCTTCACTGGCAAAAAACCCGTGCTGCTGGTGATGGGTGGAAGCAGCGGTTCGCAACAACTCAATACCTTGGTGGAAAAAGAAAAAAAACAATTATTGGAACATTTTGATGTGATCCACATCAGTGGGCAAACACGAAAGAAATTTCTTAAAGAAAAACATTGGATTGAATTTCCATACGTGGACAAAGGCATGAACGACCTCTACGCGCTCGCTTCGCTCGCGCTCACTCGTGCCGGCGCCAACACCCTGGCCGAATTGCATGCGCTTCAAATTCCTGCTCTGCTTTACCCGCTGGGCCGGCACGCGAGTCGTGGCGATCAAATCGCCAACGCCCAGGTCATGTGTCTGGAATCAGAGCTCTTTCAAATCGCCGATGAAACAGAAGCAGCTCTGCCACAATTGCTCACCTTACCTCTTCGCCCCGCAAAACATGTGACGAGCACCGTCACCGAAAAAATCGCATGGCAACTCCTTTCTTATTTCCATGACTGA
- a CDS encoding glycosyltransferase produces MTESHPTRKKKTNLRLGFQGWFLTQPHTGIGRHCKGLIEALLRQKMQLTVLLPKALPAAELQSMGLKKTQVHVIKPLAFLPHLGLKKWFWEKVQVPAFFFHLNVDWEYYPYPCPLPNVSPHRRAMTVHDLILWKDPRYQGNALKKKYHREARRTLIHMDQLFSVSKATQHELGIPAALLLPNAVKIPSPAARPSKTQKKHKDLVYLGGYELRKRVPLLVERFLEYHKKHPESRLILVGEPHQKSKLYPALPKHSALISLGPKSDAEAFQLLQNAFAFVHASDSEGFNLPLLEAMLAGTPAVVTDLPVNREVSKETALFWNPSKKNALDAILKPLENSAQRQAQIHRQKKAAQTYSWDRTAHLLIQALSSHENSKNTALSGTKKQ; encoded by the coding sequence ATGACTGAATCGCATCCAACTCGTAAAAAAAAGACGAACCTTCGCCTCGGTTTTCAAGGCTGGTTCCTAACGCAGCCACACACTGGAATTGGTCGGCATTGCAAGGGTCTCATTGAAGCCTTGCTCCGCCAAAAGATGCAGCTCACGGTCTTGCTTCCCAAAGCCTTGCCAGCAGCAGAACTCCAGAGCATGGGCCTAAAAAAAACACAAGTTCACGTCATAAAACCGCTCGCTTTTCTGCCTCATCTCGGCCTGAAAAAATGGTTTTGGGAAAAGGTGCAAGTGCCTGCTTTTTTCTTCCACCTCAATGTGGATTGGGAATATTATCCCTACCCGTGCCCTTTGCCAAACGTCAGTCCTCACCGCCGGGCGATGACCGTTCACGATCTCATTTTGTGGAAAGATCCTCGCTATCAAGGCAATGCCCTGAAAAAAAAGTACCACCGTGAAGCCCGACGCACTCTCATTCACATGGATCAATTGTTCAGCGTCTCCAAGGCCACTCAGCATGAATTGGGCATCCCGGCAGCACTGCTTCTGCCCAATGCCGTAAAAATCCCTTCACCCGCTGCGCGGCCCTCAAAAACCCAAAAGAAGCATAAAGATCTGGTTTATTTGGGCGGCTATGAATTGCGTAAACGCGTGCCTTTGCTGGTGGAACGCTTTTTGGAGTACCATAAAAAGCATCCCGAATCTCGCCTGATTCTCGTTGGGGAGCCTCATCAAAAATCCAAACTGTATCCGGCTTTACCCAAGCATTCGGCATTGATTTCACTGGGCCCTAAATCCGATGCCGAGGCCTTTCAATTGCTGCAAAATGCCTTTGCATTTGTACATGCTTCTGACAGTGAAGGTTTCAATTTGCCTTTACTCGAAGCCATGCTCGCCGGCACCCCGGCCGTGGTCACCGATTTGCCCGTGAACCGAGAAGTGTCCAAAGAAACGGCGCTGTTTTGGAATCCCTCGAAAAAAAACGCGTTAGACGCTATACTGAAACCACTGGAAAACTCAGCTCAAAGACAAGCCCAAATCCATCGTCAAAAAAAAGCGGCTCAAACGTACTCTTGGGATCGCACCGCTCACCTTTTAATTCAAGCCTTAAGCTCGCATGAAAACTCCAAAAACACTGCGCTTTCCGGGACAAAAAAACAATGA
- the miaB gene encoding tRNA (N6-isopentenyl adenosine(37)-C2)-methylthiotransferase MiaB yields MKYAIQTYGCAMNYSDSERVASVLERLGYVATQAANAQASQPEAFDSEADVLVLNTCSVKQKAEDRVYGLRKVMARLHKENPRIKIAVTGCMIKKTSTQKTARDEEGELIDELKSERDPILTTLPEVDIALRIEDVAKLPNLLQEVDPNLKFSDQLDEGTLENYFQIAPKKSTNYSVFVPITTGCDKFCTYCIVPFTRGREKSRDFDEILAECQKHVQEGAVEITLVGQTVNSYGLSFNDKKSGTFARFGLNAAGKPSSPFAALLREVDRLSEKGLKRLRFTSPHPRDFSDELIETLASLKTICPYIHMPVQSGDDAVLRRMNRNYRTPEYKEIMHKIKAAIPGCAISTDIIVGFCGETEEEFENTYKMYEEMEWDMCFLSRYSPRKGTYSQRTLPDDVSYDEKATRWHRLNDLLTQTAAKKHAAFLGKTVEVLVTEQIGQTCRGRTPEFKEIQFRSGRPLVGKFANVLVTETADFYLKGELA; encoded by the coding sequence ATGAAATACGCAATTCAAACCTACGGCTGCGCCATGAATTATTCCGACTCCGAGCGGGTGGCTAGCGTTTTGGAGCGCCTGGGCTATGTGGCCACCCAAGCTGCCAATGCTCAAGCTTCTCAGCCTGAAGCCTTCGACAGTGAAGCGGATGTGCTGGTACTCAACACTTGCAGTGTCAAACAAAAAGCCGAAGATCGAGTGTATGGACTGCGCAAAGTCATGGCCCGTCTGCACAAGGAAAACCCTCGCATAAAAATCGCCGTGACCGGCTGCATGATCAAAAAAACTTCCACTCAAAAAACTGCCCGTGACGAAGAAGGGGAGCTCATTGACGAACTGAAAAGTGAGCGTGATCCCATCCTCACCACCCTACCGGAAGTGGACATCGCTTTGCGCATTGAAGACGTGGCCAAGCTCCCCAACTTGCTGCAAGAAGTGGATCCAAATCTCAAGTTCAGCGACCAGCTCGACGAAGGCACTTTAGAAAATTATTTTCAAATCGCACCTAAAAAATCCACGAATTATTCAGTGTTTGTGCCCATCACCACGGGCTGCGACAAATTTTGTACTTACTGCATTGTCCCCTTCACTCGCGGCCGCGAAAAAAGCCGCGACTTTGATGAAATTCTTGCCGAATGCCAAAAACACGTGCAGGAAGGGGCGGTGGAAATCACGCTTGTAGGGCAAACGGTGAATTCTTATGGACTCAGTTTCAACGATAAAAAATCTGGCACGTTTGCTCGCTTCGGACTCAATGCCGCCGGAAAACCTTCCAGCCCCTTTGCCGCCTTGCTGCGCGAGGTGGACAGACTTTCCGAAAAAGGCCTCAAGCGCCTCCGCTTCACCTCGCCCCACCCTCGCGATTTTTCTGATGAACTCATTGAAACGCTCGCCAGTCTCAAAACAATTTGTCCCTACATCCATATGCCTGTGCAGTCCGGCGACGATGCCGTTTTGCGTCGCATGAATCGCAACTACCGCACACCCGAATACAAAGAAATCATGCACAAAATAAAGGCTGCCATTCCCGGTTGCGCCATCAGCACCGACATCATTGTGGGTTTCTGTGGCGAGACGGAGGAAGAATTTGAAAACACTTACAAAATGTACGAAGAAATGGAATGGGACATGTGCTTCCTTTCTCGTTATTCACCACGCAAAGGCACTTACTCACAGCGCACCCTACCCGACGACGTGAGCTACGATGAAAAGGCCACTCGCTGGCACCGCCTCAATGACTTGCTCACCCAAACGGCCGCCAAAAAACACGCGGCTTTCCTCGGCAAAACCGTAGAAGTTTTAGTCACCGAACAAATCGGACAAACCTGCCGTGGCCGCACACCCGAGTTCAAAGAAATCCAGTTCCGCAGTGGTCGCCCTCTCGTTGGAAAATTCGCAAATGTGCTCGTCACCGAAACCGCCGACTTTTACTTGAAAGGGGAATTGGCGTAA
- a CDS encoding type II toxin-antitoxin system PemK/MazF family toxin — MTIKLQQGDLVLVPFPFSDLSAVKSRPALVVSNKTLKGEDCILVAVTSQSSKKNQIKLNDHDMAQGSLPVQSYIRPSKIISLKKSIIRRVFGKLKKKKLKEVEVALFGYLKMK; from the coding sequence ATGACTATAAAACTTCAGCAAGGAGATCTTGTCCTCGTTCCTTTCCCTTTCAGCGACTTGAGTGCAGTAAAGAGTCGCCCTGCTCTTGTTGTTTCCAACAAAACACTGAAAGGCGAAGATTGTATTTTGGTCGCAGTGACCAGTCAAAGTTCTAAAAAAAATCAAATCAAATTGAACGATCACGATATGGCACAGGGCAGTTTGCCTGTTCAATCTTACATTCGTCCCAGTAAAATCATCAGTTTAAAAAAGAGTATCATTCGTCGTGTTTTTGGAAAGTTGAAAAAGAAAAAACTCAAAGAAGTTGAAGTCGCTTTATTTGGATATTTAAAAATGAAGTGA